ACCCAAGGAACCAAATGACCAATATGAGTATGTCCTGACGGTCCTCTACCAGTATATAAGAAAAATTTCTTACCCTTATCATAATCCTCTAGAATTCTATTTAATTCTCGATGAGAAAAGAAAATACCTCTTCTTAGCATAAAATGGTCTTCACCTGTAGTTTTTTTGATTCTATTAAGAATATCAGATGAAATTTTTTCAGTTCCAAATTTTTTGATTAACTTATCATAATCAATATCACCTTCAACATGCCAAGGGGTTACTATAAAGTCATCAGCTGACATTCATTTTGACTTAAGTTAAGGTTTAAAAAGTCTTTTTCAGTCTTTCTGCTGATGTCACAGGTACTTCATGAGATTGAAAAAAAAATTATCACCTCTTTGAAAAACAATGAAAAACAAACTCCTGAAAAACTTGAAAAATCTACAAATCTATCCCCTGATCAAATCCGCCGTGGAATAGAATGGCTTAAACTAAAAGATTTGGCTATTGTAACTGAATCTCAATCTATAATCTTATCTCTTGGAAAAAATGGATTAGAATCACTTCATAAAGGATTACCTGAAAGAAGATTACTTGATTTATTAAAAAATGAATCAAAAAAATTACAAGATCTACAAAAAGAACTTGGAAATGTTTTTGGTCCTGCTATGGGGTTGGCAAGAAAAAATAACTGGGTAGATGCATCTGAAGAAAAAATCTTTCTAAAAAATTACCCTTCTGAACTTCCAGGAGAAAAAACTCTAAAACAAATTGGGGAAAACAAAATATCAAAAAATGAAATTGATACCGATGATTTATCATTTATTTTGAAAAGACCTGATTTTATAATCGAAAACGTGATTAAGACAAAAGAAATATCATTAACAGATACTGCAAAATCTATTGAAATAACGGCTGGTTTGTCCGGTGAGATTAATGTTGAATCTAAAGTACCTGATGTGTTTGTTGCACGAACTCATCCTCTCAAGGACATTATTGATGAAATTCGTGAGATCTTTGTTACATTAGGCTTCACAGAAATAATTGGTAATATGACTCAACCAAGCTTTTGGAATTTTGATGCATTATTTACTCCTCAAGATCATCCTGCACGAGAATTACAAGATACATTTTATCTTGATAGTATATCTGCCAAAAAAATTGGGACTTCAGAACAAATCAAAAAAATTTCTGAATCTCATAAAAAAGGATGGCGGTATAATTGGGATATTAATGAAGCACGAAAAATGGTTCTTCGAACCCATACAACATGTGTGACAATCAAACACCTTGCAGAAAACAAACCTGATGAAGCTAGAGTATTCTCTCTTGGACGTGTATTTAGAAATGAAAAAGTAAGTTACAAACATCTCGTAGAATTTAATCAGATTGAAGGTGTCGTAGTTGGAAAAAATGCTACTTTGCGTGATTTAATGGGAATACAACGAGAATTTTACAGACGAATAGGAATTACAAAAATAAAATTCTGGCCAACATTCTTTCCTTATACCGAACCATCTTTACAAACAATGGTTTACAATGATCGATTAGAAAAATGGGTGGAGCTATTTGGTATGGGTATTTTTAGACCCGAAGTAACAAAGCCTCTCGGAATTACAAAACCTGTACTAGCTTGGGGTGGAGGTATTGAAAGAATTGCAATGCTAAAATATGATTTGGATGACGTCAGAGAATTTTACAACAATAATTTGAGTTGGTTGAGGAGTACAACAAAATGCCAGTAGTTGAACTGTCTTACTCTAGACTCCAAAAATTAATTGGAAAAGTTTCAAAAAAACAAATTTCTGATTCTCTTCCTTTTTTAGGACTTGATATTGAATCTGAAGATAAAGATCTAGTAAGAGTCGAATATAGTCCTAATCGGCCTGATTATTCTACTGATTTAGGTATTGCACTTGGTTTGCAGGGGCTACTTGGAATCAAAACTGGAATTTTCAAATTAAACATAAAAAAATCAAATAATTATGTTATTCATGTAGATCCATCGGTATCCAAAGTCAGATCTTTTGTAACTGGAATTATTGCAAAAAATGGAAGTGTTGATGACAATTTGATTAAACAACTAATGGCAATGCAAGAGGATCTTCATTTTGGAATTGGTAGAAAAAGAAAAAAATCTTCTATCGGAATTCATGATTTAGATAAAATCATTTTTCCATTAACCTATACTACTGCTAATAGGGAGCACAAATTTATTCCATTAAATTCTAGCAATGAACTCACCATATCTACAATTCTTAGTAGTACTGATGTAGGGAAAAACTACGGAGCAATACTTGGAAATTCAATAAAAATTCCTATCATCCTAGATTCAAAAAAACAAACAGTGTCATTTCCACCTATTATCAATGCGGCAGTAACAACTGTTACACCAAAAACAAAAAATCTCTTTGTTGAAGTAACAGGCATTAACAAGGAGGATGCAGAAAACATGCTTTCTATAGTTGCCACAATACTTCAAACTGCTGGATTTACTCTTTATTCTACAAAAATTCTCGGAGCCAAAAACACTTCACCAAAATTAGAACCAAGAAAAATCTTGATTAATTCTAATTTAATCAATCAAACACTTGGACTTGATCTTAGTAATTCTCAGATTATATCATCTCTTAAAAAATCAAGACTCGATGCTATTTTGAAAGGTAAAAATATTATTTGTTTTGTTCCTGCTTATCGATTTGATATATTTGGTCCAATGGATTTAGTTGAAGAAATATCATTGGGTTATGGTATACAGAATTTAATTCCAATTTTATCACCATCTCAAACTTTGGGACAACCGAATTCAATATCTGTAAAACTCAAATCTCTCAGTTTGATAATGGTTGGATTGGGATACACTGAAGCTCTAAATTCAAGCTTGACAAGTAAACGAGTTCTATATGAAATGACAAATAGAGAGCCTAGAAACATGATCTCTGTATTGGATTCAAAGAGTCAAGAGCATACAATTTTGCGAGATTCAATTCTTCCTGGATTGTTAGAAAATCTTTCTAGAAATATTCATACTACTTATCCGCAGAGATTATTTGAAACTGGTACTGTTTTTTCATATGGGAATCCAATAAATGAAACAACCAATCTTGCAGGAATCAGTGCACATCAAGATGCAACTTTTACTGAAATTAAATCCATCTTACAATCTGCATTAAAAACAGGATTTAATTTAGAAATTGAGACAAAAACTTCATCCAATCCAATTTTTGAAGAAGGGCGAACAGCTTCAATTTCAATAAATGGAAAAACAATTGGAATGATTGGTGAAATCAATTCAAAAACAATTGAAAACTACAAAATACGTGTTCCGGTAGTTGGATTTGAGATTTTTCTTTCTGGATTAATATTTGAGTAATTTTTTTTATGTTTTGATTATTTCAATTATATTTTTTAATTTAGACTACATTCGTGCTTAGTTCCTTTATATCGTTGAGTAATTCTGATCAATGGTTTTTAGCATAGCTAAATCTATAGTTAAACGCCCAAGAGCAGGCACACAGACGGATTAGGATGATGTCGATCGTATTGATACCAATGATTTCTAATTCACCCAGGTGTGCTACAATATGGGCAACCCCGGTTAGAAAACCCAAGGAGGTTTAGGCTAAAAATACCAATGATCTTGCGCGAGTCAGAACCGGGGAACATTTAACAATTTTAAAACGTAAAGCATTCATAACGATGTAAACTGTGAAAAATGTGAATTATTGGTTAGCAAAACAAGAACCAAGTGGACCGCGAGGATATAATTTTGAAACTCTAAAAAAAGATAAAAAAACAATATGGGATGGTGTTCATAATAATTTAGCTCTCAAACATATGCGCGAAATAAAACAAGGAGATCTTGTTTTATTTTATCACACCGGTGACGAACGACAAATTGTTGGAATTATGGAAGTGATTTCAGATCCATATCCAAATCCAAAAGAAGATAACAAAAGATTCATTGTGTTTGATGTTAAATATAAAAAATCATTAAAACGTCCAATCACATTAGATGAGATGAAAAAACAGAAAAAATTTCAAAATTGGGAACTTATTCGTATTTCTAGATTATCTGTAATGCCTGTACCGCAGCAAATTTGGGATACTATTATTGATATTTCTCAAAACTAAATTCGGCGCAATCGGTTTATTGATATAGTCGTTTTGTTTAATGAATACATGGCAACAGCTTATGTTTTAATAAACTGTGAACTAGGTTCTGAAGAGGCTATTATACAGCAACTTAAGGGTCTAGACGGTGTGAAGGAAGTTCATGGCACTTTCGGAGCATATGATATCTTAGCCAAGATTGAATCTGATACTGTTGAAAAACTCAGAGAAACAATTACTTGGAAGATTCGAAAAATTGAAAAGATTAGATCAACTCTAACCCTTATGGGTATAGAAGGTCAATCATAAACATTCTTTTTTCTAATCATGATTTTACATTTTATTTTTGTTGTAAAAGAAGAAGATCTTGAAAAACGTAAACCTGAATTTGAATACGTCAAACAAATGGGAAGTTTTTTCAAGGTTTGGATCAAAGAAAAATTCGGCAAAGATTTTGAAGTTCAATGTGATGAATTAATTACAAAGCCGAGACGTTTATTTCAAAAACTAGATACGCATACACTACTTCAAGATCACCAACAACGAGGAA
The DNA window shown above is from Nitrosarchaeum sp. and carries:
- the pheT gene encoding phenylalanine--tRNA ligase subunit beta, with the protein product MPVVELSYSRLQKLIGKVSKKQISDSLPFLGLDIESEDKDLVRVEYSPNRPDYSTDLGIALGLQGLLGIKTGIFKLNIKKSNNYVIHVDPSVSKVRSFVTGIIAKNGSVDDNLIKQLMAMQEDLHFGIGRKRKKSSIGIHDLDKIIFPLTYTTANREHKFIPLNSSNELTISTILSSTDVGKNYGAILGNSIKIPIILDSKKQTVSFPPIINAAVTTVTPKTKNLFVEVTGINKEDAENMLSIVATILQTAGFTLYSTKILGAKNTSPKLEPRKILINSNLINQTLGLDLSNSQIISSLKKSRLDAILKGKNIICFVPAYRFDIFGPMDLVEEISLGYGIQNLIPILSPSQTLGQPNSISVKLKSLSLIMVGLGYTEALNSSLTSKRVLYEMTNREPRNMISVLDSKSQEHTILRDSILPGLLENLSRNIHTTYPQRLFETGTVFSYGNPINETTNLAGISAHQDATFTEIKSILQSALKTGFNLEIETKTSSNPIFEEGRTASISINGKTIGMIGEINSKTIENYKIRVPVVGFEIFLSGLIFE
- a CDS encoding EVE domain-containing protein; this translates as MKNVNYWLAKQEPSGPRGYNFETLKKDKKTIWDGVHNNLALKHMREIKQGDLVLFYHTGDERQIVGIMEVISDPYPNPKEDNKRFIVFDVKYKKSLKRPITLDEMKKQKKFQNWELIRISRLSVMPVPQQIWDTIIDISQN
- a CDS encoding Lrp/AsnC family transcriptional regulator, whose product is MATAYVLINCELGSEEAIIQQLKGLDGVKEVHGTFGAYDILAKIESDTVEKLRETITWKIRKIEKIRSTLTLMGIEGQS
- the pheS gene encoding phenylalanine--tRNA ligase subunit alpha, with translation MSQVLHEIEKKIITSLKNNEKQTPEKLEKSTNLSPDQIRRGIEWLKLKDLAIVTESQSIILSLGKNGLESLHKGLPERRLLDLLKNESKKLQDLQKELGNVFGPAMGLARKNNWVDASEEKIFLKNYPSELPGEKTLKQIGENKISKNEIDTDDLSFILKRPDFIIENVIKTKEISLTDTAKSIEITAGLSGEINVESKVPDVFVARTHPLKDIIDEIREIFVTLGFTEIIGNMTQPSFWNFDALFTPQDHPARELQDTFYLDSISAKKIGTSEQIKKISESHKKGWRYNWDINEARKMVLRTHTTCVTIKHLAENKPDEARVFSLGRVFRNEKVSYKHLVEFNQIEGVVVGKNATLRDLMGIQREFYRRIGITKIKFWPTFFPYTEPSLQTMVYNDRLEKWVELFGMGIFRPEVTKPLGITKPVLAWGGGIERIAMLKYDLDDVREFYNNNLSWLRSTTKCQ